TTTTGGGCCAGAAATTTTCCAACGCACTTTTATTAGTAATGGTTTTGCCAAAGCTTACTCAATGACTGGTTGGCGAGTAGGATATTTAGCAGGGCCAGTTCAAGCAATTAAAGCTACTAGTACTGTACAAGGTCATAGTACTTCTAATGTTTGCACATTTGCTCAATATGGTGCGATCGCAGCTTTAACCAGTCCCCAAGATTGCGTGGAAGAAATGCGCCAAGCTTTCGCCAAACGTCGTCAAGTAATGTTAGAAAGAGTGAGTGCCATTCCTGGTTTAAGTTGTCCTAAACCCGATGGTGCTTTTTATCTATTTATTGATGTCAGCAAAACCGGATTAGCTTCTTTAGAATTTTGCGATAAGTTCTTAGAATCTTATCAAGTAGCAGCGATTCCCGGTGTTGCTTTCGGTGCAGATGATTGCATTCGTTTATCTTACGCCACCGATTTAGATACTATCAATAAAGGCATGGATCGGTTGGATCAGTTTGTGCGATCGCTAATTTAACTTAGTGGTTTTTCAACCACAGATAAACACAGATAAAGTTTATCTGTGTTTTTATTTTAAAATAAAGGTACGTTGTTGCGCTTCAGCGCGATTCTCACTGAAAGACATCCCCAACCACAAGAAGTTTTACTAATGATTGAAGTATTTGATACAACTATTGAATCCCCTAACTCGAAGCACTAGTATAAAAACGCAACGCAAACTGCCAAAACAACCCCGAAACCAAAAACAACCCAACCGCCAAAAATCCCGCCCCTAAAACCCAACTAAACTCACCTCTACCTAACATCGCCTCAGCCGGAACAGTAGTTAAAAAAGCCACCGGAACCACAAAAGTAAAAAAGAATCGATAAGCCATCGGATAAGCCACCATCGGGTAACGTCCAGCCTCCAACAAACCCCTCAATACTTCCGTAACATTGTATATTTTCACAAACCAAATACTAGTAGCCCCCAACATAAACCACAAACTATAAAGACTAACCAACCCAAAAAAAATCGGTATAGCACTAAGCAAATAACCACTTATATTAACTCCCAAACTTCTCCCAGCATAGCCAATAATCGCCATCCCAAAAATCAAATCTGGCAACCCCCAAAGAGAAACAGTCCGAGTAGAAAGCCAAAATTGGCTACTAACAGGTTTCAGCAGCACAAAATCCAAAGTACCATCTTGAACCTGTTGCACAATCTTATTCAAATTAGGAGCCAAAACAGTGCTAGAAAACCCCTGCAATAAAGTAAATATTCCTAATACAATTAAAGCTTCTTCCCAAGACCAACCCGCAAATTTATAACCAGTGCGATAAAACAAAAATAACCCAAATAAACTACCCAGTAAATTTCCCAAACTACTTAAACTTGCTAACAGAAAGTTTACTCGATATTCTATCTCAGCTGCGATCGCAGCCCCCCAAAACAACCCCAAAACCCTAAAATACCTTCCCATATTTTAGAATACCCCACAATCGAAAACCTGAAATTTAAAAATAACTAAGCACCCATCCCCGAATACCTTTTCAAACCTCTATGCCACAGCCAACGATTCAGAATAAAAAATATCACACACCAACCCAAAATAGCCAAAAATCCCCGCATAACATTTACAGGTAAACCTACTAATAAAGCAGCCGGAAAATGCACAATATAAGGAAAAGGAGTCCACAAAACAAACTCTCTTACTTGTGGAGGAAAAACCTCCAACGGAGCCACAATACCTGAAAGAAATAAATACAACAAAAACCAAAATTGCTCCAGCGCAGTTGCTCTCTCCAACCAAAAAGAAAACATCGCCAAAGAATATTGAATCAAAAATCGTAAAATAAAAGCCAATATTACCGCAACTAAAAATAATAAAAACTTGCCAACACTAGGTATCCAAAAAGACTCTGGGTAAAGCACAAAAAATAATACTACTAAAATAAAAATAAACGGCAACCGTGCAAATCTTTCCGAAATATGAGATGCAAAATGATGCCAACCAGGGTCTAAAGGCTG
The Phormidium ambiguum IAM M-71 genome window above contains:
- a CDS encoding ABC transporter permease: MGRYFRVLGLFWGAAIAAEIEYRVNFLLASLSSLGNLLGSLFGLFLFYRTGYKFAGWSWEEALIVLGIFTLLQGFSSTVLAPNLNKIVQQVQDGTLDFVLLKPVSSQFWLSTRTVSLWGLPDLIFGMAIIGYAGRSLGVNISGYLLSAIPIFFGLVSLYSLWFMLGATSIWFVKIYNVTEVLRGLLEAGRYPMVAYPMAYRFFFTFVVPVAFLTTVPAEAMLGRGEFSWVLGAGFLAVGLFLVSGLFWQFALRFYTSASS
- a CDS encoding ABC transporter permease → MRGFFRKARALLLVYYAYMLEYRAELLLWVLSGSLPLILMGIWMEAAEGGGFGLSPLDFARYFIAAFVVRQLNVVWVIWEFEKQVVQGTLSPLLLQPLDPGWHHFASHISERFARLPFIFILVVLFFVLYPESFWIPSVGKFLLFLVAVILAFILRFLIQYSLAMFSFWLERATALEQFWFLLYLFLSGIVAPLEVFPPQVREFVLWTPFPYIVHFPAALLVGLPVNVMRGFLAILGWCVIFFILNRWLWHRGLKRYSGMGA